One Haladaptatus sp. R4 DNA window includes the following coding sequences:
- a CDS encoding LysE family translocator: MVAVQTIIAFIPAALVLIVAPGPDSLYTLTRSVSDGRTTGVTAALGSSTGSIVHTTAAVLGLSAILRTSAVAFTAVKLVGAAYLVYLGVQTFRGEEEFEITPEGTGYTPVESFRSALFINVSNPKVALFFLAFLPQFVRPGSPAAPQIFLFGVLFATLGFCYQALLAVFSARARRVVTERDLLRRILRTASGSVLVGFGAKLALSRRVSS; this comes from the coding sequence ATGGTCGCAGTACAGACTATCATCGCCTTCATCCCCGCCGCGCTCGTGCTCATCGTCGCTCCCGGCCCGGACAGCCTCTACACGCTGACCCGGAGCGTCAGCGACGGGCGGACGACCGGTGTCACCGCCGCGCTCGGTTCTTCGACGGGAAGCATCGTCCACACGACGGCGGCCGTCCTCGGTCTGTCGGCGATTCTGCGAACGTCCGCGGTGGCGTTCACCGCCGTCAAACTCGTCGGCGCGGCGTACCTCGTCTACCTCGGCGTGCAGACGTTCCGCGGCGAAGAGGAGTTCGAAATCACGCCGGAGGGGACGGGATACACCCCGGTCGAGTCCTTCCGAAGCGCGCTGTTCATCAACGTCTCGAACCCGAAAGTGGCCCTGTTCTTCCTCGCGTTCCTCCCGCAGTTCGTTCGGCCGGGGAGTCCCGCCGCTCCGCAGATTTTCCTCTTCGGGGTGCTGTTCGCCACGCTCGGATTCTGCTATCAGGCACTGCTTGCGGTGTTCTCCGCGCGAGCGCGGCGGGTCGTTACCGAACGCGACCTCCTCCGGCGGATACTTCGCACGGCGAGCGGGAGCGTGCTCGTCGGTTTCGGGGCCAAACTGGCGCTCTCACGGCGCGTTTCTTCGTAG
- a CDS encoding LysE family translocator, producing MLIRGIVLGFSIAAPVGPIGVLCIQRTLSKGRRSGFVSGLGAASADAVYGAIAGFGITAVSSLLLDYRVGIRIGGGILLLYLGIQSFRAEPAETPVSSTDVHGLARDYGSTFLLTISNPVTIIAFVGIFTGLGVGASGNYTHAAVLVGGVFLGSALWWFVLSTAVSVFRARFTRSIMRRVNRLAGVVIVGFGVFALWSAL from the coding sequence GTGCTGATTCGCGGTATCGTTCTCGGGTTTTCGATCGCGGCCCCCGTCGGCCCGATCGGAGTGTTGTGTATCCAGCGAACGCTTTCTAAGGGCCGACGTTCGGGCTTCGTGAGCGGTCTCGGAGCGGCGTCGGCGGACGCCGTGTACGGAGCTATCGCGGGGTTCGGGATTACGGCCGTGTCGTCGCTCCTGCTCGACTACCGAGTGGGTATCCGCATCGGCGGTGGTATCCTCCTCCTGTATCTCGGCATCCAGTCGTTTCGAGCGGAACCGGCGGAGACGCCGGTATCCTCCACGGATGTGCATGGCCTTGCCAGAGATTACGGTTCGACGTTCCTGTTGACTATCTCAAATCCGGTGACGATCATCGCCTTCGTCGGCATCTTCACGGGATTGGGTGTCGGAGCGTCCGGAAACTACACCCACGCCGCCGTGTTGGTCGGCGGCGTCTTCCTCGGGTCGGCACTCTGGTGGTTCGTCCTCAGCACCGCCGTGAGCGTATTCCGCGCACGATTCACCCGCTCGATCATGCGGCGGGTGAACCGATTGGCAGGAGTCGTCATCGTCGGGTTCGGCGTGTTCGCTCTCTGGAGCGCCCTGTGA
- a CDS encoding O-methyltransferase, which translates to MPPLHSEAVGRLVEWAGPPEDDVLRAMEARAERDGFPTVGPEVGRTVALCTRLTGARTVLELGSGFGYSAYWIARALPADGSVTLTERDEGLLDAARSYFERGDLLDKAIFEHGDALEIAEAQDGPFDLVVLDHDTADYVRGFETVRKLLAPGGTIVTDNVAVYDDVHTPENVLATLDGEPAPNDRVRVVAAFLERVHADPEFETYVLPVDEGVAISSHVG; encoded by the coding sequence GTGCCACCATTACATTCAGAAGCCGTCGGGAGACTGGTCGAATGGGCGGGACCGCCGGAAGACGACGTGCTACGGGCGATGGAAGCGCGCGCCGAGCGTGACGGATTTCCGACGGTCGGTCCGGAAGTCGGTCGGACAGTGGCACTCTGTACGAGGCTCACGGGTGCCCGGACCGTACTGGAATTGGGTTCCGGTTTCGGCTACTCCGCATACTGGATCGCCCGTGCCCTCCCTGCCGACGGGTCGGTGACGCTGACCGAACGGGACGAGGGATTGTTGGACGCCGCCCGCTCGTACTTCGAGCGGGGCGACCTCCTCGACAAGGCGATTTTCGAGCACGGGGATGCCCTCGAAATCGCCGAAGCACAGGATGGGCCCTTCGACCTCGTCGTCCTCGACCACGACACGGCCGATTACGTGCGAGGGTTCGAGACGGTTCGGAAACTGCTCGCACCCGGCGGGACCATCGTAACGGACAACGTCGCCGTCTACGACGACGTTCACACGCCGGAGAACGTGCTCGCCACGCTCGACGGCGAACCCGCGCCGAACGACCGAGTGCGAGTCGTCGCGGCGTTCCTCGAACGCGTCCACGCCGACCCCGAATTCGAGACGTACGTTCTCCCGGTGGACGAAGGAGTAGCGATTTCTTCGCACGTCGGGTGA
- a CDS encoding GNAT family N-acetyltransferase, with product MSTTLFPTHIESERLRYEPLHESTEPLDIYEYHRSGEMDPVMRPLGERPHATPKETMDEVTEAADAWESGERATYAITTKSDGEFVGVAELWLEWEKRSTSFGMWVREPFWGRGYSGERAGAMSYVAFERLDLELVSVGHDPENEQSKRAIEKYVDSYGGQFDAMLRNWFPPDDSGEPVDLQTYSISQEQWRENVTEAELSTIRIVR from the coding sequence ATGTCCACGACCCTGTTCCCGACCCACATCGAAAGCGAACGGTTGCGATACGAACCGTTACACGAGTCGACCGAACCCCTCGACATCTACGAGTATCACCGTTCCGGCGAGATGGATCCCGTCATGCGCCCCCTCGGCGAGCGACCGCACGCGACGCCCAAGGAGACGATGGACGAAGTAACCGAAGCGGCGGACGCGTGGGAGTCCGGCGAGCGAGCGACCTACGCCATCACGACGAAATCCGACGGCGAATTCGTCGGCGTCGCCGAACTGTGGCTCGAATGGGAGAAGCGTTCGACCTCGTTCGGGATGTGGGTTCGCGAGCCGTTTTGGGGGCGTGGCTACTCGGGGGAACGGGCCGGTGCGATGTCGTACGTCGCGTTCGAGCGACTCGACCTCGAACTCGTGAGCGTCGGCCACGACCCGGAAAACGAGCAGTCGAAACGCGCCATCGAGAAGTACGTCGATTCCTACGGCGGGCAGTTCGACGCGATGCTTCGAAATTGGTTCCCTCCGGACGACTCCGGCGAACCAGTGGACCTCCAGACCTACAGCATCTCGCAGGAACAGTGGCGCGAGAACGTCACGGAAGCGGAGCTATCGACGATTCGAATCGTTCGGTGA